In the genome of Aedes aegypti strain LVP_AGWG chromosome 2, AaegL5.0 Primary Assembly, whole genome shotgun sequence, the window TTCCGGGCAAATTATAATGATCGGTTGGATGTCAAACACGCTAAGAACTACTAACACAAGTTGcattgtattttattttcttttatattttccaTGGGCATTTTATCTACTAcagccagaacctcatattggtctttggcactatatctatgatgttctggataaaaaatcatgaattatgagccgtcgcacgatatgagtgagtaagattacaaaaatgtcctactgaggccctcccggaaccgattccggcgtatccggatgtggccagaacctcatattggtctttggcattatatttatgatgttccggataaaaaatcaggaattttgagccgtcgcacgatatgagtgagtaagattacaaaagtgtcccactgaggccctagcggaaccgattccggggtatccggatgtggccgaAGCCtaatattggtctttggcataatatctatgctgttccggataaaaaatcatgaatttgaagccgtcgcacgatatgagtgagtaaaattacaaaactgtcccactgaggccctcccggaaccgattccggggtatccggatgtggccagaacctcatattggtctttggcttagtatctatgatgttccggataaaaatcaggaattttgagccgtcgcacggtagtattctttgagtttcagaaaatgtcctctctgggtacattcaggaaccggtgccaggtgaccgggtatccgaaatggccagaatcaatgagaaccaatgtaattcgaccttctggcagctttttacttatagaaagtacacaatgaataattttcttaccgctaatcttgaaaaatctaagggaactatcacttccggaacgaatataccccatttgaatccggaataactccggaaccaagtggccaatcctatttcttccggaacacaataaatcttgaggagtatgcggtttgtttgagaccaaaagatccaaaattgattaataattggccaggttatgattttttaaagttcatttttaatgaaaagtcagacgttgggggtttgagagttaaaaataaaaattaaaaatttgttttgaaaaatattactgcTCATATGTatgtagggtgcagaaccactttcataattcactttggcatggggggtttttctcggcagAAACGTCTGAATATATGCTACACTCAGGAAAATGGattatcgataaacataggaaccccttatgaaaattcgccacaagaaatcgggttgaaattcataaatttgccttatgaaaccataatttgaaaacaaaaaacgtttacgcggcaacctggaatcgaaccaagaacctcgcgatcgataggcccgagcgtacaccacgcgcctatcgacgccttaatgtggagtgatgctaaaatgatacataaagcgttcgttttgcaataatcgttccaactttcataaggcaaaatgtatgaaattcgatagtccagttcgctgcgtgtatattgcactatggtccagaaagcagttttacgcggaaagatgcattttgagctttagaatgaaatattagacaaaaacggtcgtttacaaaattgttcgtattagttaagccatttgtttggtgttattgtgTATCTTGTGAAACATTCTCatttgtaaaaattatattatacatgctttatCAAAGTTGCAGACCATTCAATGTCAAGTAACTTtgccaaaacaagtttttttgtatctattaaattgaccgatttagcgCCTTTCTCCTAAGGTGACATAAGGTGGtccaaacaaaactggttttctgactCTAGCGTTTTGTGAAATCTGTGAATATTGAATATCTCTACTctaattggggcaaacatacaaaatatctttgacggcattcaaaagacaacatAAAATTGTATACCCAGAGGCGTCCCGTAAGGAATGTGATTACCTGTGCACTGATTTGCACAAACCGTTAAATTTGGGATTATGTAAACTTAGAATAATTTCGCTGAATAAAATTTTTACCACTCAAATTTTACCTTACTAATATCATTGGACTTAATTTTAATTGAACTATCTTACTTCGATTGAATCTTTGGGAATATTGTTGGCTGGTCTGACAGGTTATTGGGATCGAATCTCGGAGGTCGGTCTGATAAAGGGGTTGGATAACTAGGCTAGCTGGGCAAACCGATCTGTAATTCCTAGCAGACGAACATAGATCTTCTGGCGCATAAGCTAGGAATTTGGAGGCCCCACTAAGGCCCTCCTTACaattagcgttgggcgattttgaatcgatgttccgaaaatcgatgttttcattccgattaatcgattttttaaatcgatgtttggagtacccaaaatcaattgaatcgattctcttcattcgatttttcgattcgattcatgctgttgaaattgataaatatttcttaatgagtCACTgatagcgttgggcaaatttgacccgaacatcgatgttactgaatcgattcaaatttaatatgtcgaatcgattaaccgatttaatcgaatcatttgaatcgatgtttttgaatcgattcgatctGCAAGAggatatgaaaatttacaaaaacatgGTCTCAAAATAAAATCTAAAGCAATTTTATATGGTTTTTAAATTCCTTCAATTGAATTACGTTGAagattaaaaattatatattaaacAATTCAAGTCTGATTCAAAATTAGGTGTTAATTTCATTAACtcattaaaaaattctaatCCATTTCATtcttttgaatcgaaacaaaaaatcgaatgaagaaaatcgattcactcgattttgagtgctcctaacatcgattcaaaaaatcgaataatcGGAACAAAacaatcgattttcggaacatcgattcaaaatcgcccatcgctagtCACTGAAcaagaaaacaaatttttaactaGCTTTGAAGTAGTAAATTtgttcaattgattttcaaaactgttttgattgaaagatgttAAATTCGAATGCGAATGAGTTTGGTCTCATTTTAAActtcataattttcaatttgcatccgattcgaatcgattcaaaaacatcgatgtaaaggattcgattaaatcggtgaatcgattcggcagttcaaatgtgaatcgattcactaacatcgatgttctggacaaATGTGCCCAACGCTACTTAcaatacacttcccccactgtaccttatataaAACAAAACATAATAAATTTTGCTAATATGATAATAATTACATCTAGATTTTGTTCCGATCAATATCGCGCGTAGTAGGTATCGCGCGACGCCTGAAAGGTCTAGGCAACATATTCATATAGCATATAACAtatctcgcataatctgggataacgccctaaaagccattggtaacacCGTGTGTAGCAtggggtaacggtcgtattttggaccccctaaggaagtgattttagttttttgtcccaattaattaattgcacagcgtaaccatgtcaaagaacatgccaaaatgtagagaaaaacttcctctacaagGTAAAGATTCTAATACGGTCATGCAGGATCCATAaaatgtcgaaaataattgaattgtgaagcactgtttttcattattttggacacaccaatacattttggaccctcaaagtatatattttggacccccggcattttctATCATCTGGCGGCAAAGTCCATGACACTGGTTGtttaatatgcttgcccatagtctaatcaatcgattgacaatggaaaaccgaagaaattctagaagaaatatgaaaaaactttttgtttacattcgaaaaaattctgacggcttcaatttctgtgtgtaacgtattgtaacggttgcatggataaactgatcaaattaaattaatttcagatacaataaacacattttctatgtacaaatggTTGATGCAAGCATGGAATAgacctatctttccaaatgacatgcgaattgagttggtttttcgatttaaactgggcaatttgcaggaaaatggcccagggggtccaaaatatataggggtccaaattatattggttaccctacagctaacgtgaatattgtatatcaaacttttttctgtggataacaaatgaggggctattatacttcaaatcatcatttctgATTGTTATAGGGTAacagtcgtattttggaccccataaggaagtgattttggttgtttgtcacaattaattaattgcacagcgtaaccaagccAAAAAAACATGCTACAAtgcagagaaaaacttcctttacGAGATAAAAAGGCCCACAcagtcatgtaggatccaaaatacgccgaaaataatggaattgtgaagcactgtttttcattattttggacacaccaatacattttggaccctcaaagtatatattttggacctccggCATTTATTATCGATTGGGGACAAAGTCCACGATACTGGTTGTATGATATGCTTTCCCATAGTCTAattaatcgattgacaatggataAGCGAAGAAACTCCATGCTATTaatccagaaatttgaaaaaagtttttgtttacatttgaacaaTTTGTGACAGTTTAattttctgtgtgtaacgtgttgtaacggttgcatggaagGACCGattgattttaattaatttcaagtaaaataaatacattttccatgtacacacggttgatgcaagtgcgaaaTAGTCCTATCTTCCTAAATGacttgcgaattgagttggccTTTTGATTTAATCTAGGAAATTTGTAGGAAAACGGcccaggggtccaaaatatatagaggtccaaaatatattggttaccctatattgagtatgagagacttaaaaatttacgccaaatgatccacttgcccctccatggtggggtaagtggatcaccattaaaaaaaaaaaatctgttctcgaaacaaatgtggtgtgattatgtatatgtaataaaaatgatattactttcgttcttgttattagttcTAGCAATGTTACATtataattctttaaaattaGAGAAAGTACCAATTAACAATTCAGGTTAAATTATAAGAAACATTTTTGGCTacacttgtatgaaattttctcgtttggggtcgtccataaatgacgtagcattttttcactgattttttacaccccctccctcccctttcgtagcatttcgtcacaaatgctggtactcccccctggaaaatacgtagcatatcaagtaccccccccccccatgTAAATGTAAGGATAATGTAATTTAACAGTTTGATATacggtagtgctcaaaagtaatttggaaaacaattttaaataacattttccttggttttagtttccagtttcatataggctaaattatattacttttgctgttgttaccataaaaacaaatttactatagaaaatgtaaaaaatgtttgattagATTGAAgaagctcgttactgtcgagttagggtgcaatatattttataatatattgaactaaaatttcgttatatcagaggattgtttttttaattattcgttggaaatagatttcaatgaagataATCAAGAAAATATTGGGTCTTGCACAAGTGTTTAGATTTTTGTGATAATTTTGACATCCCTCTAAGCATGATTTCGCTGCGACATTTTCACCCGATTAGACTCAACGATTATCACAGTACGATTTATTGCGCACAAATCACACAATCGCGCACAGCAAGATCTGTTTAACTAGGTAGGCCAACTGGTCAACTGTCAAAAAGCTGAAACAACCTATCTTATGACAGACCTTGCTTGTATACATTTGCACTGCGAAATTGTATGCGAGATTCGACTGTGATAATAAGAAATTTGGGATGAGTCTAAATGGGTGCAAAAGTCGcaatattttgatttgaaatgaatcatcgtCAATTTCAAATCCttttagcaaacagtggccagatacataaaagattacacttgaaataCTTGAAATGTTTAAACAATTTAAGTGATTATTCTACAAATTATTCTATTCATACAACTATCTTTATTAATATTGAAGGCATAATTCGCGGAATAAATatcttattttaaatgtaatatttgccaagaagaacatattttattttcttaaagaaataaagccccaacagAAACTATGGATAATACTAAAACGACTGACTTTATGTCATGTTAGCAAATGGCAACACAATGTTctccaagtagttaaagcactgattattaatcaatttattaaacttgtaaatagtttatttataaatttgttaaTTTAGAAAcgattataatataatattcacataattatttaaagcttcaaaacatctgtttgattacatttatcaagaaaatctaaagtttcatagatatattttcaatcttgtcaaaagaatgttttgaagcttaatcataattttataacccaagtttataagtcaaaagaaagaagtttgataaaaaataattgtatgtaaTTTTTTTCCGCGCCTTTCTTTTAacggacttgattcaaaatgctacgttcactagctaggacccctacctccccctcgtcacacttcgtcacaaatttgtgaagacccccctcccccctaaaaagctacgtcatttatgaacgacccctttcacatttttttggtaGATCGTATCAGAATGAAACTTTTAACAGCTACTGTTTGTTTACGTTTGGACATGAAaacgtcatagtttgtatacactgcaaaaatgtgttttggtatcatcctggaatactaaaatcttaatatcattattcctgtttggaaaattcaaactgtccggccatagaggacttccccctaATAGTTTTATTAGATCTTCCAGGTGAGCGCTGCTTGAAACCTAGAATAGAAACACTAGCAAATAATCTGTAAGTTCCCTCATAAGATTTTAGCTTTCTTTCTCTGaaaaagaatatcaaattttgagaaTCTCTTCTAGGTATATTTAGGCGAATAATATGAACCATTACACGTGCAGTGATTGCACCCTGTTCGTTAAGAGATAGTCATTGTCGTCAGCTACTTTAGTTAACcgcgtttcgaaaaattcctgcACCGTATCGGTGTTCCATTTGGTAATCGACAACGTTTCCTTTACGTTACCGGCTTCATCCATCAGTTTAACTATCGGATCTAAGCCACGAACATATTTGATCGTCAAATTGGGGAACTTTTGCGGTCGATCGCTCTTGATGAAGGCTTGGATCTGAGGATAAGCCCCAAACTTGCAAGTACAAACTTCCAGAACTGCTTTTGGATAAACCATTAGCTTTCCGGTGCTCTCGACATCCTTTTGGCAGCATTCCCGGCAATGATCCCTGGAATGAAATCGGAATTTAAGAATATTTGTTTCTCCATCCCATAAACGTAGTCAATATACTTCAACTCATCCAGACCATATTCGCCAAGGGTATCACACGACGAACAGTACAGTTGGGATTTAATGAATCCTAGGTCCCGGCAGTCTTTTGCAGTGAATTCTGCTTTTATATGCTAGCGAAAATAGGAAACATGATCATCGAATTAGCATCTAAAAACACTTTGAACTCACCTGAAAAATAAACATCAGCAGGGGTAAAAGTACTAAGAAAAGTTTGcccattttgttgaattttagtATTAAATATGTTGAATAATATTCACTTCCTAAAAACAGTGAAATTTGCCGAAAATGATCCAAAAATCTGCGGAACACGACGCGAACCGAACCACGTATTTGTTTACGTTTAGACTGCGTGACGTTTAAAATTGCCCGCCTACGGAATTCAGAATTAACCCAAATTTAGGATTTTCTgttacacggagaaatcagactacccaaaaaataagtcatttttactcaaattttggtaaactgcatttagtttttacccacaaaagtcaaactcgaacaaaaccCGCATAGAACCGAGGGGGGCGACACTCGCAGATCACCGTTTAGATGCACTTATGGATAAAATCCGATTTTTTAGATCAGTGCATTATTCTAGATTTGACGTTCTTCATGCGTTGACATCTTCTGTTGAACGATGCGCGTAGATTGATGAGATGTAAGAAGATGTGAATGGGTGGCGGGAGAATCAATGATGATGTTGATGATGGGGAGCGTAGAGCTACAGTTTTTTGCAAACAGTTCCAATAATTCATACTTGTAATTTTCATTGTTGTTACTCTCATATTCAATACAATTCAAGCTAGGTGAAAAAAGAATTGTGAGCTAGGTGAAAAAGGATTGTACTAATCACTATTCTGATCTTTAAGGTGCAGCTCTGCACTACACAATTTCATCGTTAAAGTGAACCGAAAAATATAAGACGGAATCCCTACCTTCAAAAGGCAAAGAGCAATGAGTTTTGTTTATATATTGTTAAATTAAAACTCGATTCGATAATCcataaaatatgtatttttgggTAAGGGCGTCTACAGAGAATTTATCATTTCACAACATGCACCAAAACTAAAAATGGGTTAGAAAATATATTACTCGTATTTTCCGAGCTTCTTCCGCTGCCCTTTCTGATTCAATGCCACCAGGAACGCCAACTGTTTCAGGCCATCTCCACCCACAAAGCCTCTCGATCACCGAAATGATCCAGATCGTTTATCCTCCAGCCACATGCCTCTTCTCTCGGACCCGGTTTGAACATGATACGTCTCGTCTCGAAGACAATCACCAATCTGATCGTACAAGAGCCGCTTCCGTCGGGAAATTCCATACTCAGTTCTTCAGCCTCTTGAGTAGTCTCGTGCACCACGCTTCCGTTCTATCCATCCTTTCCAGTAACATCATGGAACCGATGATCAGCATCCTGCTGAATCTGGGCCAAACTCCGAACGATTAGCAAACTCAGGAGAATATATACTTGGTGTTCCAGAATTCGAATTTGTCATGGTGTTCGGGAACATTCCATTGATGATGCAGCTCCGTGTTGCTTTGTTGCTGATCGACGACAACTGAGTCAATCCGTTAAAACGCTCATGTAAGATGAGGAAAGATGAGCTAGATTTATGAAGATGGATAAAGATGTTTTGTAAGATGCCACAGATGAAACAAGATAATTTGATGCAGAAAGATGAATAGTCATCGCAAAGATTGTTCAAAGACATCCTAGTAATCTAAAATATCTGGATGTGTCGTCCCCCTCGCATAGAACTAAGCCGTACCGCAAGTATATTAAAAATGGTTTATATTCCACCCAAAACCATATTCACAACGGTAACGTCGACCATAATCGAACCCCTACTGGTTACAGTTTTGACCATACTAATTAATGTTTTCAGAGACTCGACCATACAAACAACGGGTTGTTAAAAATGTTTACCATTTCAAAACTGAGATTTTCCCTTATAATTTCAGCACAGACACATCACTAGTACCACAAATCGTATGCTCAAGTACTAATCATTGAACAATTAGTACAGAAGTCGGGGTACTGTCCTACCATAACACTGAACATTTGCCGGTATAATTCGAtcgaaaataaataatattcacttgaaaattgaaaaaaaaatgaatgaaacatATTGAGCTCGTTgtttgattattattatttactcatCATTAGAAAACATACATGCACTAGTCACTTTTTTATAAAAACCAGCTGGGAAATATACACAGGGCATCATTTCAGTAGAGCTGCGCAATGCCTCATATTATGCGTGGCGCGAAAAATTCTCGCACCGACTATCTTAAAAAACGCTTGTAGATCGCCGcaggtacttcaaatcgttttggtgtcttctgtgcgatcatgccttggacaatcaggaataatcgcgcagaagacacctaaacgatttgaagtacctgCGACGATCTACAcgcattttaagaagtttttaagatcgCCGTCGCGATAAATAATCGCGCAATGCACAATAACTTTTGACCTAAGCAGATTTCATCAAACACTCTGATGAACTTTTCGGTGGCGTTATCCTCATAATGAAAATGTTTTCACTTGCTGCAAcacaattcaattttttattattctaaATCAATGACACAAGTTATAAACCTGTGATAATAGTTACATATTACGACGATTAATTGATGAAATTTTGCCTAAAAACCACTGCCTTATGTTAAAGTAATCAAAACACAAAGCTGCTGAATGCAATGCACAAAAATCATCGACTAACTTGTGAAAAAGTCCAAATCATGAAATCTCAACATTAAATGAGAcgctcaatatttttgaaactattCTTATCAAATAATATGATTGAATATTTCATGATAATAAGAAACGAAATGGTATAGGAATTAATAATACACCACGAAACCAATTAATTAATATCAGATTTGTCTCCCACCAACAGGTACATCCCGCATAGCAAAATACAGTTTGTCTTACTTTAAGAACAATAAACATCTTGTAACGGTTACGGTTAATGTATCATAAATAGTTGCTTTTATGTATAACCATATGGATTTCAAAACAGTTCACCATTTCAAACAGTATGAGTAACCCATACCAATCAGTAACAATATATGATACTGCTCGGATATTGTTAAATGATATGGGAATGGATTCAAGCAAGATATGGTGGAAATATACCACCACCATTCGGCAAActgtttttgtttgaatttgtgCAACACACTCACACTTGCATTTGGCAATATATAACTAAATTTTTACAGTTCGACAAATACTTACATTTTGTTGGTATTTGTAGACGACATTAAATCTAGCGTTGAGTGTAGAAAACAATCGCCATGGGATTGCCGTCGAAATTTATTCGAAATTAAGTTTACAAAACAACGATTcacatcaaaaaataacaactGCAATCGACCTAGTAAGTACATTTCATTCGCCAATCTGTTAGATGTTTCGTTCAAACCCAATCCCCGTAGGAACTGCGCACCAAAATCgatattgtgcattcagattaactttagaccgaagttcataagagaaatgaaatatcaccgaaagttcgccgaagttcggcgtcggctttctaccgaagtgctacgccgacaaaggcaatccttatgcgtcggcgaagcaccaaattagaatgccgacgccgaacttcgccgaagttttgactgccgaatttctaattgtcactcgaattgtcaatacCGCTTGCCGGACGGCAGAGGAGTTCACCAAACTGCACTACGAAAGCGTAGATAAGAAGTGGCATCAGATGGCCCGGCACTAAATGGACATCGGTTTGTTGGTGTGGAACGGAAATGACGCCAACGGGAAGGACAACATCCAGAAGTACTTCCAGGAACTGCCCCGTTCCGAACACATTATAAACACCCTGGACGCTCAACCGATAATTGACGCTGTGTCCTCGCAGCTGACGTTCATCATCCAGGTTCCGGGAACGGCCAACTTCCAAGACAATCCCACCGAACGCTTCCAGAAGAGTACAGCCCAGGACGACAAGTGGAAGTTTGCGAGCGATTGCTTCCGGTTGCAAGATGCTATCTTTTAAGGGAATAGATTAATACATGGATGCTTTGTATTGATCTATTCCCTTAAAAGATAGCATCCTGCAACAGGAAGCAATCGCTCGCAATCTTCCACTTGTCGCACTGGGCTGGGGAGGCGATATTCCGTGGGTTTCATAATGAGTGAAAGAATATCCTTGAGGTGTAATTGAATcatcgcagggctggtagcgggtctttttttttctattttaatgaTGGTTAGATAAATTACTCTAGAATTTTCCCCTGGAAACGCTACTACCTCCTGTAATTGGCTACAGGAAACTAAACTTAAAAAGTCAAGCTGATGCCTCCGGAGTTCAAGCTACAGAAGCGTTCTAATATTAGACGGATACGGATGTGAATCTGAAAATATAATGGAAATGTGAACACGTAActgtaaaaatgtttaaaacaaactACTATTAATGGAGGATAAGGACTGGAACAATCAGTTTTTGCATTGATTTTATAATTGTATCTATGAAAAGCAAACTATGAAAACGATGAATACTTGTACTTCAATAACGTACAACTGAAGTCAGTTATGTATTGGACTATGTTGATATGAGTAAATAATTGATTAAGTTAAAGCatgtgtttcattattttttatttattgaattcaattcaaatatttgattCTTATGGTATAACACTTACATAACAGTATAggaaagggtaaaaatacaataaaGCACCGTAAACCAATAATTATGCATACGTTCTTTATTTCCCTCAGAATCATATGGTTCAAATGTTGCGAAACTATTTGGCTTACATTATTTTGCCGAAAAAAATGGAC includes:
- the LOC5578058 gene encoding selenoprotein F, whose product is MGKLFLVLLPLLMFIFQHIKAEFTAKDCRDLGFIKSQLYCSSCDTLGEYGLDELKDHCRECCQKDVESTGKLMVYPKAVLEVCTCKFGAYPQIQAFIKSDRPQKFPNLTIKYVRGLDPIVKLMDEAGNVKETLSITKWNTDTVQEFFETRLTKVADDNDYLLTNRVQSLHV